The following are encoded in a window of Diorhabda sublineata isolate icDioSubl1.1 chromosome 3, icDioSubl1.1, whole genome shotgun sequence genomic DNA:
- the LOC130442205 gene encoding UDP-glycosyltransferase UGT4-like: MKISVVANCLLLCLVVLKCKGAKILGIIPTASYSHQITFQPLWTELSLRGHNVTVITTDPLNNASLNNCREIDISEIYDLFRNIQFYETISVNPVYFWKIVLLLKNICLELTTTLIENEELNAIKNEHFDLVIAEAHFPSIVGFIGHYKCPWIGVSSMESSLQYNVAIGNPTHPILHPDYNLPLENLENLNFFERLLSFLYRTLYIFVINTYIFPKLSTIYDESGWKSPPLIQVQNNISMLFVTTHPIFHNIRPSLPNTISIGNGMHFKKPHPLPEVSEYSNSKNQFFYL; this comes from the coding sequence atgaaaataagtgttgttgcaaattgtttattattgtgTTTAGTTGTACTGAAGTGTAAAGGAGCAAAAATTTTGGGTATAATTCCAACTGCGTCTTACAGCCATCAAATAACATTCCAGCCGTTATGGACGGAGTTATCTTTACGAGGACACAACGTAACTGTCATTACGACAGATCCTCTCAATAACGCATCTTTGAATAATTGCAGAGAAATCGATATCAGCGAAATATACGATCTATTTAGGAATATACAGTTTTACGAAACTATCTCAGTCaatcctgtatatttttggaaaatagttTTGTTGTTGAAGAACATTTGTTTAGAATTAACTACAACTTTAATCGAAAATGAGGAATTGAATGCTATAAAGAATGAACATTTTGATTTGGTTATAGCCGAAGCGCATTTTCCTTCTATAGTAGGTTTTATAGGACACTATAAATGCCCGTGGATAGGTGTGTCTTCCATGGAATCCAGTTTACAGTACAACGTAGCTATCGGAAATCCCACGCATCCTATTTTGCATCCAGATTACAATCTTCCGTTGgagaatttggaaaatttaaattttttcgaaagacttttgagttttttatatCGCACTTTGTATATATTCGTGATAAATACTTATATTTTTCCTAAATTATCAACTATTTATGATGAATCTGGATGGAAATCGCCGCCTTTAATTCAAGTACAAAACAACATCAGCATGTTGTTTGTCACTACACACCccatttttcataatatcagACCATCACTTCCAAATACCATATCAATTGGAAATGGAATGCATTTCAAGAAACCTCACCCTCTACCTGAGGTAAGTGAATACAgtaattcaaaaaatcaatttttttatttataa